One window from the genome of Pseudomonas sp. L5B5 encodes:
- a CDS encoding spore coat U domain-containing protein, with protein sequence MHALVSRIGWPLLGLAMASTANAATTVTGQISSTLILTSSCQVNGVGGTTGLNFGALNFGTTDSLFTTASGQVLGGGGGALSILCSSGTTPSLTIQGGSNDGKSTGGTRALYDGVANYVPYDLYTDAGHSQVLAINGVINLAPSTGVAQTVNIYGQAVGKAGLPAGTYTDTVSVQLTF encoded by the coding sequence ATGCACGCGCTTGTATCCAGAATCGGCTGGCCATTGCTGGGCCTGGCCATGGCCTCCACGGCCAATGCGGCGACCACGGTCACCGGGCAGATCAGCTCGACCCTGATCCTCACCAGCAGCTGCCAGGTCAACGGAGTGGGCGGCACTACAGGCTTGAATTTCGGCGCCCTGAACTTCGGCACCACCGACAGCCTGTTCACCACCGCCAGCGGCCAGGTATTGGGGGGTGGAGGCGGGGCCCTGTCGATCCTTTGCTCCAGCGGTACCACTCCCAGCCTGACGATCCAGGGCGGTAGCAACGACGGCAAGTCCACCGGCGGCACCCGGGCCCTGTATGACGGGGTCGCCAACTACGTGCCTTATGACCTGTACACCGACGCCGGGCATTCGCAGGTCCTGGCGATCAACGGGGTGATCAACCTGGCGCCGAGCACCGGGGTGGCCCAGACCGTGAACATCTATGGCCAGGCGGTGGGCAAGGCGGGGCTGCCGGCGGGCACCTACACCGACACGGTGTCCGTGCAGCTGACCTTCTGA
- a CDS encoding leucine-rich repeat-containing protein kinase family protein, which produces MDTLAQLRAGQLTGIKRLDLSCGLSEFPREIFDLADSLEILNLSGNALSSLPEDLHRLSHLRILFCSDNLFSELPECLGSCARLSMIGFKANRIERVPAAALPPQLRWLILTDNCITELPQALGERPLLQKLMLAGNRLTHLPPSLGQCQRLELLRIAANRLTELPAFLLNLPRLTWLAYAGNPLESEADATALESTPNIPWTELALEQRLGEGASGVIHRATWQPAGQPARAVAVKLYKGEMTSDGSPLHEMNACISAGLHPNLIRVEGRILDHPQGQNGLVMELIDPSFANLAALPSLDSCSRDVYPDPASFNAGATLGIARGIASVGAHLHAQGITHGDLYGHNTLWNAQGDCLLGDFGAASFHAQDDTVQSRALQRLEVRAFGILLEELLERGDGSLSQEQRQKLAALVQRCCQPEVLARPGFAQVCEELAGL; this is translated from the coding sequence ATGGATACCCTTGCCCAACTGCGAGCTGGCCAACTGACCGGGATCAAGCGCCTGGACCTGTCCTGTGGGCTGAGCGAGTTCCCCCGGGAAATCTTCGACCTGGCCGACTCCCTGGAAATCCTCAACCTCAGTGGCAACGCCCTGAGCAGCCTGCCCGAGGACCTGCACCGCCTTAGCCACCTGCGCATCCTGTTCTGCTCGGACAACCTGTTCAGCGAACTGCCCGAGTGCCTGGGCAGCTGTGCACGCCTGAGCATGATCGGCTTCAAGGCCAACCGCATCGAACGAGTCCCGGCCGCCGCGCTGCCACCGCAGTTGCGCTGGCTGATCCTGACCGACAACTGCATCACTGAATTGCCGCAAGCACTGGGCGAGCGTCCACTGCTGCAAAAACTCATGCTCGCCGGCAACCGCCTGACCCACCTGCCGCCAAGCCTGGGCCAATGCCAGCGCCTGGAACTGCTGCGGATCGCCGCCAACCGCCTGACCGAACTGCCGGCGTTCCTGCTGAACCTGCCACGCCTGACCTGGCTGGCCTACGCGGGCAATCCGCTGGAGTCGGAAGCCGACGCCACGGCCCTGGAATCCACGCCGAACATCCCCTGGACCGAGCTGGCCCTGGAGCAGCGCCTGGGGGAAGGCGCGTCCGGGGTGATCCACCGGGCAACATGGCAGCCCGCCGGGCAACCGGCACGAGCGGTGGCGGTCAAGCTGTACAAGGGCGAGATGACCAGCGACGGCTCGCCGCTGCATGAAATGAACGCCTGCATCAGCGCCGGGCTGCACCCGAACCTGATCCGTGTCGAAGGCCGGATCCTCGACCACCCCCAGGGGCAGAACGGCCTGGTGATGGAGTTGATCGACCCCAGTTTTGCCAACCTGGCGGCGCTGCCGAGCCTGGACTCCTGTTCCCGGGACGTCTACCCGGACCCGGCCAGCTTCAACGCGGGCGCCACCCTGGGCATCGCCCGCGGCATCGCGTCAGTGGGCGCCCACCTGCACGCACAGGGCATTACCCATGGCGACCTCTACGGCCACAACACCTTGTGGAATGCCCAGGGCGACTGCCTGCTGGGGGATTTTGGCGCGGCTTCCTTCCATGCCCAGGACGACACCGTGCAGAGCCGCGCGCTGCAACGCCTGGAAGTGCGAGCCTTCGGTATCTTGCTGGAAGAATTGCTGGAGCGCGGGGATGGCTCGCTGAGCCAGGAGCAGCGGCAGAAACTGGCGGCGCTGGTGCAGCGCTGCTGTCAGCCCGAGGTGCTGGCGCGACCGGGTTTTGCTCAAGTCTGCGAGGAATTGGCGGGGCTTTGA
- a CDS encoding YebC/PmpR family DNA-binding transcriptional regulator, protein MGAQWKVKHKEAAANAKGKIFGKLVKEITIAARNGADTATNAHLRLVVEQAKKASMPRETLERAIKKGSGQLGETVQYHRVTYEGFAPHQVPLIVECVTDNINRTVAEIRVAFRKGQLGASGSVSWDFNHVGMIEASPDTPDADPELAAIEAGAQDFEPGDEGATLFLTEPADLDAVQKALPEQGFTVLSAKLGYQPKNPVSGLSDEQMAEVEAFLEGLDNHDDVQDMFVGLAG, encoded by the coding sequence ATGGGCGCACAGTGGAAGGTTAAACACAAAGAAGCGGCAGCCAATGCCAAGGGCAAGATCTTCGGCAAGCTGGTGAAAGAGATCACTATCGCCGCACGCAACGGCGCCGACACCGCCACCAACGCCCACCTGCGGCTGGTGGTGGAGCAGGCGAAAAAGGCTTCGATGCCGCGTGAAACCCTTGAGCGCGCCATCAAGAAAGGCTCGGGTCAGCTGGGCGAGACCGTGCAGTACCACCGCGTGACCTACGAAGGTTTTGCCCCGCACCAGGTGCCGCTGATCGTTGAATGCGTGACCGACAACATCAACCGCACCGTGGCGGAAATCCGCGTGGCGTTCCGCAAGGGCCAGCTGGGCGCTTCGGGTTCGGTGTCGTGGGACTTCAACCATGTGGGCATGATCGAAGCCTCGCCGGACACTCCCGACGCCGATCCGGAGCTGGCGGCCATCGAGGCCGGCGCCCAGGATTTCGAGCCGGGTGACGAGGGCGCGACCCTGTTCCTGACCGAACCTGCGGACCTGGACGCGGTCCAGAAGGCCCTGCCGGAGCAAGGCTTCACCGTGCTGTCGGCCAAGCTGGGTTATCAGCCGAAGAACCCGGTCAGCGGCCTGAGCGATGAGCAGATGGCTGAAGTCGAGGCGTTCCTCGAAGGCCTGGACAACCATGACGACGTGCAGGACATGTTCGTCGGCCTGGCGGGCTGA
- a CDS encoding spore coat U domain-containing protein, with protein MSALLGATAGAADLQVQVRVDVARGCQLVGQQREAGVEQLGTLDFGTTARLDEPAGPLGAALGSSRQPRLECNPDTPYQMRIDGGLHGGVGEVRYLASRGPAGKPIPYRLYQDPARRIPLPVDVPVSGRVPDSGTVDLPLYGRIEPLAEIPRAGGYSDVLKVTLTW; from the coding sequence ATGAGTGCATTGCTCGGCGCTACGGCAGGGGCCGCAGACTTGCAAGTGCAGGTTCGGGTCGACGTGGCCCGTGGCTGCCAGTTGGTGGGGCAGCAGCGCGAGGCCGGGGTCGAGCAGCTTGGCACCCTGGATTTCGGCACCACCGCACGCCTGGACGAACCGGCCGGCCCCCTGGGCGCGGCATTGGGGAGCAGCCGCCAGCCGCGCCTGGAGTGCAATCCCGATACCCCCTATCAGATGCGTATCGACGGCGGCCTGCACGGCGGTGTCGGCGAAGTACGTTACCTGGCCAGCCGTGGCCCTGCGGGCAAGCCCATTCCCTATCGCCTCTACCAGGACCCGGCGCGGCGCATCCCGCTGCCGGTCGATGTCCCGGTCAGTGGCCGGGTGCCGGATTCCGGCACCGTGGACCTGCCCTTGTACGGGCGTATCGAGCCCCTGGCCGAGATTCCCCGGGCCGGGGGTTATTCCGATGTATTGAAGGTGACCCTGACCTGGTAG
- a CDS encoding FAD-dependent oxidoreductase, whose protein sequence is MRPFWLEQALQQQPSQACPPLQGDTTCQVAIVGGGYTGLWTAILLKEQDPGLDVLLIEADICGAGASGRNGGCALSWSAKYLTLERLFGVEEAVRLVKESEQSIYAIGAFCERYGVDAHYRLDGTLYTATNQAQVGSTDGVIAALERRGINSFDKRPLAEVQRMAGSRQHLEGWFSPAAASVQPGLLVRGLRRVALQLGVRIHEHTAMTGLEEGRPALLRTPQGQIRAERVVLAMNAWMARAFAQFERSVAIVSSDMLITEPRPQLLQQIGLTSGVTVLDSRIFVHYYHNTPDGRIMLGKGGNTFAYGGRMLPVFDQPSPCAALLEHSLGQFFPDFAQVPIAATWNGPSDRSVTGLPFFGQMSRAGNVFYGFGYSGSGVGPCHMGGQILASLVQGLDNPWTRSPLVNGPLGYFPPEPIRYLGSLLVRNAIRRKERAEDHGHRPRHLDVRLARFAAAAGKADKG, encoded by the coding sequence ACCACTTGCCAGGTGGCGATCGTCGGCGGTGGTTATACCGGGCTGTGGACGGCCATCCTGCTCAAGGAGCAGGACCCCGGGCTGGACGTCCTGCTGATCGAGGCGGATATCTGCGGCGCTGGCGCCAGCGGGCGCAACGGTGGCTGCGCGCTGTCCTGGTCGGCCAAGTACCTCACCCTGGAGCGGTTGTTCGGTGTCGAGGAGGCCGTGCGCCTGGTCAAGGAATCCGAGCAGAGCATCTATGCCATAGGTGCCTTCTGCGAACGTTATGGGGTGGATGCCCACTATCGCCTCGACGGCACCTTGTACACCGCCACCAACCAGGCCCAGGTCGGTTCCACCGATGGCGTGATCGCTGCACTGGAGCGCCGAGGCATCAACTCCTTCGACAAGCGACCCCTGGCCGAGGTGCAGCGCATGGCGGGTTCCAGGCAGCACCTGGAAGGCTGGTTTTCCCCGGCAGCGGCCAGCGTGCAGCCGGGCTTGCTGGTGCGTGGGTTGCGGCGGGTGGCCTTGCAACTGGGGGTCAGGATCCATGAGCACACCGCCATGACCGGGCTGGAGGAGGGGCGTCCGGCACTGTTGCGCACGCCCCAGGGGCAGATTCGCGCCGAGCGCGTGGTGCTGGCGATGAATGCCTGGATGGCCCGGGCCTTCGCGCAGTTCGAGCGCAGCGTGGCGATCGTTTCCAGCGACATGCTGATCACCGAGCCGCGTCCCCAGCTGCTACAGCAGATCGGCCTGACCAGCGGGGTGACGGTGCTGGATTCGCGGATCTTCGTGCACTACTACCACAACACCCCGGACGGTCGGATCATGCTCGGCAAGGGGGGCAACACCTTCGCCTACGGCGGGCGGATGCTGCCGGTGTTCGACCAGCCGTCGCCCTGCGCCGCTCTGCTCGAGCACAGCCTGGGACAGTTCTTCCCGGACTTCGCCCAGGTGCCGATAGCGGCCACCTGGAATGGCCCGTCGGATCGTTCGGTGACCGGCTTGCCGTTCTTCGGCCAGATGAGCCGCGCGGGCAACGTGTTCTACGGTTTCGGTTATTCCGGCAGTGGCGTCGGCCCTTGCCACATGGGCGGGCAGATCCTCGCCTCCCTGGTGCAGGGGCTGGACAACCCCTGGACCCGCTCGCCGCTGGTCAATGGCCCCCTGGGCTACTTCCCGCCAGAACCGATCCGCTACCTCGGGTCGCTGCTGGTGCGTAACGCCATCCGCCGCAAGGAGCGGGCCGAGGACCATGGGCATCGGCCGCGGCACCTGGATGTGCGCCTGGCACGTTTCGCCGCGGCGGCAGGCAAGGCCGACAAGGGCTGA
- a CDS encoding spore coat U domain-containing protein, which produces MKRKTWTIVALGSLCLVVDDAQAAISGQIQARLVISASCQVSSSGAASPLSDPGVLDFGQQGPTWVNPIKASLDNSGEGQLQVACNPSVTGFTVSINGGLNGDGTTRRLSNGRQTLPYRLFVDASGSDSYSIGQQRNFAVSSGSRIPIPVFGSVVANTRAVPAGVYTDTLTITLDW; this is translated from the coding sequence ATGAAGCGCAAGACCTGGACAATCGTCGCCCTGGGCTCGCTGTGCCTGGTGGTCGACGATGCACAGGCGGCGATCAGCGGGCAGATCCAGGCGCGCCTGGTGATCAGCGCCAGTTGCCAGGTCAGCAGCAGCGGCGCGGCCAGTCCGCTCAGCGACCCGGGTGTGCTGGATTTCGGTCAACAGGGACCTACCTGGGTCAACCCCATCAAGGCCAGCCTCGACAACAGTGGCGAGGGCCAGTTGCAGGTGGCCTGCAATCCCTCGGTCACCGGTTTCACGGTGAGCATCAATGGCGGCCTCAACGGCGACGGCACGACCCGGCGCCTGAGTAACGGCCGCCAGACCCTCCCTTATCGATTGTTCGTCGATGCCTCGGGTAGCGATAGCTACAGCATCGGCCAGCAGCGCAATTTCGCAGTGAGCAGTGGCAGCCGGATCCCCATTCCGGTGTTCGGCTCGGTGGTCGCGAATACCCGCGCGGTTCCGGCAGGGGTCTACACCGACACCCTGACCATCACGCTGGATTGGTAA